In Scylla paramamosain isolate STU-SP2022 chromosome 1, ASM3559412v1, whole genome shotgun sequence, one DNA window encodes the following:
- the LOC135103827 gene encoding DNA damage-regulated autophagy modulator protein 2-like — protein MESSYLYFLPLTVFVLFPATFIITYIISILLKHTEPDFPYISDTGTYSPESCIFSQALNIGAFAILVTIYIRFRQIAELYRNHSSSANIVRLNRVGLCVGSLAALGISIVANFQETNVFFVHITGALIAFGLGTTYLWVQAMCSYQTHPLVNSLAMAHIRMGLAVVASIFFVVGCVCASIAHSQFNGDDPRKWYPEDGGWGFHVASTVSEWVCAAAFNFFMLTLVDEFKSISMDPPQVYVSVDTLAPTQYSGIGEQDQTTDDVQAILSSHSYIT, from the exons ATGGAATCATCCTACTTATACTTCCTGCCTCTCACAGTCTTTGTGCTCTTCCCAGCCACCTTCATCATCAC ATACATCATATCAATCTTACTGAAACACACAGAACCAGATTTTCCATACATCAGTGATACAGGAACCTACTCTCCAGAAAGTTGTATTTTCAGTCAAGCTCTGAACATTGGAGCATTTGCAA TACTCGTCACAATCTACATACGCTTCCGTCAGATTGCTGAACTGTACCGCAACCATTCCTCTTCAGCCAACATTGTGAGGCTGAATCGTGTTGGTCTTTGTGTTGGTTCTCTAGCAGCTCTTGGTATATCAATTGTTGCAAACTTCCAAGAGACTAATGTATTTTTTGTGCATATAACTGGAGCTCTAATTGCATTTGGCCTTGGAACCACATACCTATGGGTTCAG GCAATGTGCTCTTACCAGACTCATCCTCTGGTGAACAGTTTGGCCATGGCTCATATACGCATGGGGCTGGCAGTTGTGGCTTCCATCTTCTTTGTGGTGGGTTGTGTTTGTGCAAGTATTGCTCATTCACAATTCAATG GTGATGACCCTCGGAAGTGGTACCCTGAGGATGGGGGCTGGGGCTTCCATGTGGCCAGCACTGTGTCTGAGTGGGTGTGTGCTGCAGCCTTCAATTTCTTTATGCTGACACTTGTGGATGAATTTAAGAGCATTTCTATGGACCCTCCCCAG GTGTATGTATCTGTGGATACGTTAGCACCAACACAATACAGTGGGATTGGAGAACAAGATCAAACGACAGATGATGTACAAGCTATTTTGTCATCTCATTCATACATTACCTGA